From a single Dehalococcoidia bacterium genomic region:
- a CDS encoding alpha/beta hydrolase gives MPSLSYGDVRIEYEEVGSGFPLLVTPGGGLNSVISGWPNQVFNAMEVFKDDFRCITMDQRNAYGGQSSGPVQVEDPWGAFADDQLALMDHLGIDQFLFMGYCIGGPFAFKLIEQAPERVAGAVFCQPVGHSSKTPDSMYDSGIESWGPPLCEQRDDVTMEIVEQYLHNLYRIQPDFMYSVSREFASECQTPILVMPDDTPSHSLEAAMALAELAPKAEVTAYPWKEDEDVKAKTIEQVREFLTRHGAG, from the coding sequence ATGCCGTCTCTTAGCTATGGCGATGTCCGTATCGAGTATGAAGAGGTTGGCTCGGGCTTTCCTTTGCTGGTGACGCCGGGTGGGGGGCTGAACTCCGTGATAAGCGGCTGGCCCAACCAGGTGTTCAACGCGATGGAGGTCTTCAAGGACGACTTCCGCTGTATCACGATGGACCAGCGCAACGCCTACGGCGGACAGTCCAGTGGGCCGGTGCAGGTCGAGGACCCGTGGGGAGCGTTCGCTGACGACCAGCTTGCGCTGATGGACCACCTGGGAATCGACCAGTTCCTGTTCATGGGGTACTGCATCGGAGGGCCGTTCGCGTTCAAGCTCATCGAACAGGCACCGGAGCGCGTGGCAGGGGCAGTGTTCTGCCAGCCGGTCGGGCACTCGAGCAAGACGCCTGACTCCATGTACGATTCAGGTATCGAATCCTGGGGGCCGCCTCTGTGTGAGCAGCGGGATGATGTGACGATGGAGATCGTCGAGCAGTACCTGCACAACCTGTATCGCATCCAGCCGGACTTCATGTACAGCGTATCGCGGGAGTTCGCGAGCGAGTGCCAGACGCCGATCCTAGTGATGCCGGACGACACGCCATCGCACTCTCTGGAGGCGGCAATGGCGCTGGCGGAACTGGCTCCGAAGGCTGAGGTGACGGCGTATCCGTGGAAGGAAGACGAGGACGTCAAGGCCAAAACGATTGAGCAGGTGCGTGAGTTTCTGACGAGGCATGGGGCTGGGTGA
- a CDS encoding alpha/beta fold hydrolase — MPSFAYGDVRIEYEEVGSGFPLLVTPGGGLNSIISVWPHQVFNAMEVFKDDFRCITMDQRNAIGGQSTGPVQVEDPWGSFADDQLALMDHLGIDQFLFMGYCIGGAFAFKLIEQAPERVAAAVFCQPVGHSSKTPDAPYDSSLESWGLPLCEQRDEVTMEIVEQYLHNLYRIQPDFMYSVSREFASECQTPILVMPDDTPSHSLEAAMALADLAPKAEVTAYPWKDDENTKAKTIEQVREFLTRHAAG; from the coding sequence ATGCCATCCTTTGCCTATGGTGATGTCCGCATTGAGTATGAAGAGGTTGGCTCGGGATTTCCGCTGTTGGTGACTCCCGGTGGGGGCCTGAACTCGATTATCAGCGTCTGGCCGCACCAGGTGTTCAACGCAATGGAGGTTTTCAAGGATGACTTCCGCTGTATCACGATGGACCAGCGCAACGCCATTGGCGGCCAGTCCACCGGACCGGTGCAGGTCGAGGACCCGTGGGGCTCGTTTGCTGACGACCAGCTTGCGCTGATGGACCACCTCGGCATCGACCAGTTCCTATTCATGGGGTACTGCATTGGGGGAGCCTTCGCCTTTAAACTGATCGAGCAGGCCCCTGAGCGCGTGGCTGCGGCCGTGTTCTGCCAGCCGGTCGGTCACTCTAGCAAGACTCCTGACGCCCCGTACGACTCCAGTCTCGAGTCCTGGGGACTGCCTCTGTGCGAACAGCGGGATGAGGTGACGATGGAGATCGTCGAGCAGTACCTGCACAACCTGTACCGCATCCAGCCGGACTTCATGTACAGCGTATCGCGGGAGTTCGCGAGCGAGTGCCAGACGCCGATCCTGGTGATGCCGGACGACACGCCGTCACACTCCCTGGAAGCTGCGATGGCGCTGGCGGACCTGGCTCCGAAGGCTGAGGTTACGGCGTATCCCTGGAAAGATGATGAGAACACGAAGGCCAAGACGATCGAGCAGGTGCGTGAGTTTCTGACGAGGCACGCGGCTGGGTAA
- a CDS encoding NHL repeat-containing protein, translated as MGRPYGLLRAGYPFLKTLGMRRITNFPLDVAVGDEGRLYILCRNDGAAVIRVWSFDDAERLTDDLIGIGGYGKDEGQFTWPVNVICDGEENVYVSDEALHRISSFSKDGEFLGCWGEEGDGEGQINGPAGIEFDADENMYVVDSLNHRVQKFSKDGEYISGWGSLGDGPGEFNMPYGVTVDEVGDVYIGDWRNDRVQKFNADGEFIFEIGSSGSGKGEFNRPTGVAVDKFGDIYVADTGNDRIQLFNEKGEYVQRFIGDATLSRVARDYMLTNAYPNRLRDMADLEVQKRLRAPKSVRVSDGLMFVADYRSYRVQVYKNEAIPLNESQMSAPMRAPTLATV; from the coding sequence ATGGGACGACCCTATGGACTCCTGAGAGCCGGCTACCCGTTTCTCAAGACGCTCGGGATGAGGAGAATCACGAATTTCCCGCTCGACGTCGCCGTTGGAGATGAGGGGCGACTCTACATTCTCTGCAGGAACGACGGCGCGGCAGTGATCCGTGTCTGGTCGTTTGACGACGCCGAGCGGCTGACCGACGACCTGATCGGCATCGGCGGTTACGGCAAGGACGAGGGTCAGTTCACTTGGCCGGTGAACGTGATCTGCGACGGTGAAGAGAACGTGTACGTGTCCGACGAGGCGCTGCACCGTATCTCCTCATTCAGCAAGGACGGAGAGTTCCTAGGCTGCTGGGGCGAAGAGGGCGACGGCGAGGGCCAGATAAACGGCCCAGCCGGTATCGAGTTCGACGCCGACGAGAACATGTACGTCGTCGACTCGCTCAACCACCGCGTCCAGAAGTTCAGCAAGGACGGCGAGTACATCTCGGGCTGGGGCTCACTGGGCGATGGTCCGGGCGAGTTCAACATGCCATACGGCGTGACAGTGGACGAAGTGGGCGACGTGTACATCGGCGACTGGCGCAACGACCGTGTGCAGAAGTTCAACGCAGACGGCGAGTTCATCTTCGAGATTGGCTCATCCGGGTCTGGGAAAGGCGAGTTCAACCGCCCGACCGGCGTTGCAGTCGACAAGTTCGGTGACATCTACGTCGCGGACACCGGCAACGACAGGATCCAGCTCTTCAACGAGAAGGGCGAGTACGTACAGCGGTTCATCGGGGACGCGACCCTGTCACGAGTGGCACGGGACTACATGCTGACCAATGCCTATCCCAACAGGCTGCGGGACATGGCTGACCTTGAGGTCCAGAAGCGGTTGCGCGCTCCGAAGTCGGTGCGCGTAAGCGACGGCCTCATGTTCGTCGCCGACTACCGCTCGTACCGCGTACAGGTGTACAAGAACGAGGCCATCCCGCTGAACGAATCTCAGATGTCCGCGCCGATGAGGGCGCCGACGCTGGCTACGGTGTAG